The Cupriavidus necator N-1 DNA window CGTGTTCGATGCGCTCACGGGCACTGTGGTGCGGGCGTGGCTGGCCGATTGCACCGGCCTCGGCGCCACCGTCTGCTCGGTACCCGCCGGCCTGAACCGCGCCATCCCGTCAGACGTCGCGGTGGTGGACCGCAACGGCGACGGTCTGATCGACAAGGGCTATGTCGGCGACATGGGCGGCAATGTCTGGCGGCTGGATTTCGAGACGGCTGCCGGTACGGGCCCGGCGGCCTGGACGCTGGGCAAGTTCGCCGCGCTGGGCGGCGCGCAGACCAGCAACGATGCGCGCAAGTTCATGTACCCACCAGATGTCATCACCACCGGCGCCTATGACGCGGTGATGATCGGCAGCGGCGACCGCGAGCATCCGCTATACACCACCAGCAACGCGGCGGGCCTGGCCTATAACGTCACCAACCGCTTCTACATGTTGAAGGACACCGCGCTCACCGGCGGGCTGCCTGCGACATGGACGCCGCTGACCGAGAGCAGCCTGTTCAACGCCACCGCCACGGTGTATGCCGACTCGGGTACCGGCAAGGGCTTCTACCTGACGCTGGGTACCGGCGAGAAGGTGGTTAACGCGCCGCTGACTGTGGCCGGCTACACCTACTTCGGCACCAATACCCCCAGCGTGCCCAAGTCAGGGGCCTGCTATCCGGACCTGGGTATCGCGAGGGGCTACGCGGTGTCGTTCCTGACGGGCAAGGGTCTTAACGACAACCGCTATGTCCAGTTCAACAATGGCGGCCTGCCGCCGTCGCCGGTGTTTGGCGTGGTGGCGGTGAGCGATGCCCAGGGCAACACCAGCAACGTGCCGGTGCTGATCGGCGGCGGCAACCAGAACGGGCCGGGCGGTGGCGACAATACCTCGTCGCTCGGTGCGCAGAAGATCTCGCCGCCGGGGATCGGCAAGCGCAAGCGCACCTACTGGTACACCCAGAGCGACAAGAAGTAGCCGGCCGCCGCCGTCACCGCGGCGCTGCCGCCACAGCGCCGCCTTCCTCCTTCCACCACCCACCCCCCAACGCCTGCAGCAGCGCCGCCGAATCCGCCAGCCGGTTGGCGCGCGCCTGTGCCAGTTCCAGCGACGCCTGCCGTGATTGCCGTTCGGCATCCAGCACCGCCAGCTGGCTGACGCCGCCGAGGCGGTACTGCTCCGACACCACTGCCAGCGTATCGCGCGCCTGCCGCGCGCTGTCGGCGCGTTCGCGCAGCGCCGCGGCATCGGCTTCGAGTGCGCGCAGTGAATCGGCCACGTTCTGCAGGCCCTGCAACACGGCTTGCCGATACGCGGCCAGCGACTGCTCATAGGCCGCTTCCGCCGCGCGTTTGCGGGCCTGCAGCTCGCCGCCGCGGAATACAGGCTGCACCAGCCCCGCAGCCAGGCTCCATACGTTCAGGCTGCTGAACAGGTCGCGCGCCGCGGTGGCCTGCGTGCCGCCGTTGGCGCTCAGCGTGATCTGTGGATAGAGATTGGCGGTGGCTACGCCGATATTGGCGGAGGCCTGGTGCAGCAGGGCCTCGGCCGCGCGGATGTCCGGCCGGCGGCGTGCCAGCGTGGCCGGCAGGCTGACCGGCAGCGTGTCGGGCAGCTGCAGTTCGTCGAGGCGGAATTCGGGCAGCGTGGCCGAGGCCGGGGTCTGGCCCGTGTACACCGCGAGCTGGTGCCGCGTGGCATCGAGCTGGCGTTGCAGGGCCGGCACCAGGGCTTGGGTTTGCGCGAGTTCGGCGCGCTGGCGCTGCACGTCGACACGGGCGACGCCGCCCGCGCGCAGGCGCTCCTCGGTGATGCCAAGCTGCCGCTGCTGGGCCGCAGCGACGGCGGCCGTATCGGCCAGTTGCGCGCGCAGGCCGGCTTCGCGGATGGCCGCGGTGGCCACGTTGGCGGTCAGCGCCAGGCGCGCGGCTTCCAGTTCATAGCGCTGGTAATCCACCGCTGCCTGCAGTCCCTCCAGTTCGCGCCGCTGGCCGCCGAACAGGTCGAGCACGTACGACACCTGCACCGTGGCGCCGTACAGCGTGAACGGGCCGGGGCTGGGGATCGCGGTGATGCCCAGGGACTGGAAATCGACCTGCTGGCGCGTGGTGTTCAGCTTTGCGTCAACGGCGGGCCAGCGCGTGGCGCCGGTGCGCGCGGCCAGGTTCTCCTGCGCCTCGCGCAGCCGGGCGCGCGCCTGTGCGAGCGTGGGGCTGGCATCCAGCGCACCGCGGATGGTGGCGTCCAGCGCCGGGCTGCGGAACAGCGCCCACCACTGCGCGGGCACATCGGCGCCGGCGGCCAGGGTTTGCGCGTGGGATTGCCCGCCCGCGTCCGCGGCGTCGGCCGCTACGGTTGCCACTGGCTGCGGGCCCGGCACGTAGCCGGCGTCATCGGGCGGCGCGGGCGCGCGGAAGTCGGGACCGACGGCGCAGCCGCACAACAGTGCCGCGGCGACAAAGACAGGCGTGAGTCGAGACATGGCGAACCCCTTCAATCCAGCGTGCGGCGGTAGAAGCGCACCGCGATCGCCATCACCACCACGATGAACAGCGCCATCGGCCACACATTGGGCCATAGCTCGACCCAGCCGTTGCCCTTGAGCAGGATGCCGCGCACCATGCGGTGGAAATACGTCATCGGCAGGATGTTGCCGATGGCCTGCGCCCAGCCCGGCATGCCGGCGAACGGGAACATGAAGCCGGACAGCAGGATGTTGGGCAGGAAGTAGAAGAAGGTCAGCTGCATCGCCTGCAACTGGTTCTGCGCCAGCGACGACAGCGTGATGCCCACCGTCAGGTTGGCCGCGATAAACAGCAGCGCCGCCAGGTACACCGCCAGCACCGAGCCGACGAACGGCACGCTGAAGATCCAGCGCGCGGCCAGCAGCACGATGGTCGACTGGATCAGGCCGATGAAGATATAGGGCACGATCTTGCCGGTCATCACCTCGAGCGGCCGCACCGGCGTGGCCAGCAGGTTCTCCATGGTGCCGCGCTCGCGTTCGCGCGTCATGGCCAGGCCGGTCATCATCACCATGGTCATCGTCAGGATCACGCCCATCAGGCCGGGAATAATGTTGTATTGCGTGATGCCTTCGGGGTTGTAGAGCCGCTGCACCTGCACGTCGAAAGGCGGCTTGCCGCCGGCAAGCGGCGCCAGTGGTCCCTTCAGGTCATGCGTGGCCACGCGGTAGGGCAGCTGGGGCAGCGCGGCGATGGCCTGGCCGGTGGCGGAGGGATCGGTGGCATCGGCTTCGACCAGCAGCGCGGGCCGTTCGCCGCGCAGCAGCCGGCGCGTGAAGTCGGGCGGGATGGTCAGCACGAACTGCACCTCGCCCTTCATCAGCGCCTCGCGCCCGGCCTGTTCGTCGGGCAGCGTGCCGACCAGCTTGAAGTAGGTCGATTGCTCCATGCTGGCGATAAAGGAGCGCGTGAATTCGCTCTGGTCGGCGGCAATCACGGCGGTTGGCAGGTGGCGCGGATCGGTGTTGATGGCAAAGCCGAACAGCAGCAGCTGCATGATCGGCAGCCCGATGATCATGCCGAAGGTGACGCGGTCGCGCCGCAGCTGCAGGAACTCCTTGAGCACGATGCTCCACCAGCGCTGCAGCGAGAAGCGCTGTTGCGCGGCCGGTTTGCGGGCGGCGGCTGTCATGACGCCTCCCTGGCCTTGCGGGCCGCCATATTGTCTTCGGCCCCGCTCATCATGTGGATGAACACGTCTTCCAGGCTGGTCTGGGTTTGCTCGACGCGCCGGCCCGGTCCGGCCAGCCGCGCGAGCGTATCGGCCAGCGCCTGCGCATCGCGCCCGGTCACATGCAGTGCGGTGCCGAAGGCCACGGTCTGCTCCACGCCCGGCGCACCCTGCAGTTGCTCCGACAGCGCGGCGAGGTCGTCGCCTTCCACGCTCCAGGTCGACAGATTCTGGCTGGCCACCACTTCATCGGCGGTGCCCTGCGCCAGCAGCTTGCCGTAGGCGATATAGGCCAGCTTGTGGCAGCGCTCGGCCTCGTCCATGTAGTGCGTGCTGACCAGCACCGAGATGCCGCGCGCGGCCAGCTGGTGCAGCTGCTCCCAGAAGTCGCGCCGGGCCTTGGGGTCCACGCCCGCGGTGGGTTCATCCAGCAGCAGCAGCTCGGGCTCGTGCAGCAGGCAGGCCGCCAGCGCCAGCCGCTGCTTCCAGCCGCCCGACAGCGCGCCGGCCAGCTGCGCCGAGCGCGTGGCCAGGCCCAGGTGTTCCAGTGCGCGGTCGACCGCCTCGCGCCGGTTCGGCATGCCGTAGACGCGCGCGACGAAGTCCAGGTTCTCGCGGATCGACAGGTCGTCCCAGTAGGAGAACTTCTGCGTCATGTAGCCGACGCGGCGCTTGATCTCGTCGGACTCGCTCCGGATGTCGTAGCCCAGGCAGGTGCCCGTGCCGGAATCGGGCGTCAGCAGGCCGCACATCATGCGGATCGAGGTGGTTTTGCCGCTGCCGTTGGGGCCGAGGAAGCCGAAGATCTCGCCGCGCGCGACCTGCATGCTCAGGTCGTTGACCACGTGCTTGTCGCCGAAGTGCTTGTTCAGACCGCGCACGTCGATGGCGAGCCCGGCCGCGCCGCCGTTGATTGTCGTGTTCATTGCCGTACCACTTCAACGGGCTGGCCCGGCCGCAGCTTGGGCGCATCGGCAGCCGCTGGGCGCGCTTCGACCAGGAACACCAGCTTGCGCCGGGTCTCGTTGCTGTAGATCACCGGCGGCGTGTATTCGGCCTCGTTGGCGACGTAGCTGATGGTGGCCGCCACCGGCGCGGCGCAGCCGTCGCAGCGCACCTGCACCGCCTGGCCGTTGCGCAGCGCGCCCACCACCGTCTCCGGCACATAGAAGCGCACCTTGACGTTGCCCGGCGGCAGCATGCGCACCACGGGGCTGCCCGCCGGCACCCACTCGCCGAGGCGGTAGGGCGTGTCGTAGACCAGCCCCGCCTGGGTCGTGGCCACGGTCTTGCGCGACAGCTTCCACTCGGCCTGCGCCAGCGCCGCGCGCGCGGCGGCCACCTGCGCGGCCTGCGCGGCTTGCTGCGCATCCCGGCCCGGCAGCCGGGCCACGTCGATATCGCGCTGCAGTTCGCGCACACGTGCGGCGTCGCTGTTGGCCTGCGCGCGCGATTCGTCCAGCTGCGCCTGCGCGATGCCGCCGATCTCATACTGGCGCTGGTCGCGCCGCAAGGCCGCGGCACTGCGCTGCGCCTGGGCCTGTGCCTGCGCCAGCTGGGCACGGCTGACCTCGACTTCGACCGGGCGCTTGCCGGTCTTCATGTCTTGCAGCTGGGCCTCGGCCGCGCGCAACTGGTCTTCGGCCTGCTGGCGCGCGGCGCGCTCGTCGTCGGATTCGAGGGCAAACAGCGCGGCGCCCTGGCCGACCTGCTGGCCGCGCTGCACCGACAGCGTGTCGAGGCGCCCGGCGAAGGGCGAGGCCACGCTGACGAATTCGCCTTCGACATAGCCTTGCCAGGTGTCGGCGCGTTCACGGCTGCAGGCGGCGACCAGCAGCACCGCCGCGAGCGTGGCAAGCACCGCTGCCGGCAGTTGCGGGCGGGTGGAGTGGGCGGGGTTCATGATGACTCCGGAGAAAGCCTGGACTTGCCGGCGTCGGGCGCCGGTGCCAGCCCGTGCGTCAGCAGCGCGGATACGTGGCGCACCAGCGTGTCGGTATCAACCGCTTCGCCGCCGGGCAGCCTGCGCCAGATATGGGTGGTGGCCAGCGGCAGCAGCGTCAGGCCGATCAGCGACGGCATCACCAGCGCCGGCTCCAGGCCGCTATTGAGCTGCCCGCGCGCGATCGCGGCCGCCAGCGGCGCGCTCAGTGCGCCGGCGCGCTGCAGCGCGAAGCGGTCCAGCACGCGCTCGCGCAGGGCGCCGTCGGCGCTGGCGACTTCACGGATCCACAGCCCGGGAAACCAGGGCGTGGCGGCCGCGGTGCGGATCAGCTGGCCGGCAATGCCGATCAGCATGGCCATCGGCTCGGCATCCCCGGCGGCAGCGAAGACGCTGGCCACCAGCGGCTGCAGCTTTTCCTCGACCACGGCGTCCAGCAGCAATTCGCGGTCGCTGAAGTAGTAATGGACCAGCGCTGGCGTCACGCCGGCCTGGGTGGCAATCGCCTTGACCGCGGTGCCGGCCACGCCCTGGCGCGAGAACAGGTCGGTGGCCGCATCGAGGATGCGTTCGCGCTGGCCGGGCTGGCCGGCTGCAGGACGCCCGGGGCTGCGGCGGGGGGAAGGTTTCGGTTTGGCGGGCGGGCGCGGCATGGGCAAACGGATGCAAGCGGTCTCCAGTGAATATTAATTTTTGCGTTAATTAATTCAAGGGCGGTTACAACGTCGGCCTTCCGGCACACCCTTTGGCAGGTAGACATGTCATGGGCGCTTGGCTATGCTGCGGGCGCCGGAGCGCGCCGTCTCCGGCACTTCTTTTGCTGACCTCCTCTGCCGATGCCGTTTCCGCCACTTGCCACCGCTCCCGTTCGTCGAGCGCTCCGTTTTCGCCGTGTGCTGGCGGCGCTGGCCTGTTGTGCGTGCCTGCCAGCGATGGCGCAGCAAGCGGAGCCGGTGCAAGGCCTGGCTGAAGCGGAAAGCCCGTTCGCCTTTCACGGCCAGAGCACCTACATCTGGCAGCGCAAGCCATCATTCGGCGCGGCATACTCCGGCCCCAATAGCCTGGGTACCGAACGGGCCAAGAGCTACTCGTTCAGCGCGACGCTGGATCTGGGACTGAAGCTGTGGCAAGGCGCGGAGTTCCACTTCAACCCGGAAGTCACGCAAGGCGTGCCGTTTTCCGGCCTGCACGGCCTGGGCGGCTTGTCCAACGGTGAACTGGGCAAGGCCGCCAGCACCAACCCGGTGTTCTACCGCGCGCGCGCCTTCGTGCGGCAGACCTGGGGCCTGGGCGGCGGCAGCGAAGCGCTGGAAGCGGATTTCAACCAGTTTGCGCGCACCGTCGACCAGCAGCGCGTGGTGCTGACGGCGGGCAACTTCGGCGTACTGGATGTCTTCGACCAGAACGAGTTCGGCTCGGACCCGCGCACGCAATTCATGAACTGGTCGTTCATGACGCATGGCGCCTTCGACTATCCGGCCGATGCGCGCGGCTATAGCTGGGGCCTGTCGCTGGAATATATCGGCGACGGCTGGTCGGCGCGCATCGGGCGCTTCCTGCAGCCGCTGGAATCCAACGGGCTGCAGCTCGACACCCGCATGTTCGAGCACTACGGCGACATCATCGAAGTGGAGAAGCGCTACCAGTTGGCCGGCCGGCCCGGCACCGCGCGGCTGCTGTGGTTCCGCAACAAGGCGCGCATGGGCGCGTTCAGCGATGCCATCGGCTTCGGCATGGCCAATAACAGCACACCGGACGTCGCCGACGTGCGGCGCGAGCACGCCAAGAGCGGTGTGGGCGTGACACTGGTGCAGCAGGTCACCGATTCACTGGGGATATTCGCGCGCGCCAGCCTGTCCGACGACAAGACCGAGACCTACGCCTTCACGGAGATCGGCCGCCAGGTGTCGGCGGGCGGCGTGCTGAAGGGCGATGCGTGGGGACGGGCGCGCGATGCGCTGGGCGTGGCGGTGGCGATCAACATGCTGGGCCCAAACCACCGCAACTACCTGGCCGCGGGCGGGCTGGGCGCGTTCCTGGGCGACGGTGCGCTGCGCTACGGGCCCGAGCAGATCCTGGAGATCTACTACAGCTTCCAGCCGGTGAAGTACCTGAGCATCAGCCCGGACTTCCAGTACGTGCGCAACCCCGGCTACAACCGCGACCGCGGCCCGGTCAAGTTCTACGGGGTACGGTTTCACGGGGAGTTCTGATCCTCCCCGCCTGCCTCACTGCCGCGCGTTGCGCTTGTTGTCCGGCCACGCCGTATTGAAGTTGGTGCGGAACGGGTTGATATCGAGCCCGCCGCGGCGCGTATAGCGCGCATACACCGCCAGCTTGACCGGCTTGCACTCGCGCATCACGTCCATGAAGATCCGCTCCACGCACTGTTCGTGGAACTCGTTGTGGTTGCGAAACGAGATCAGGTACTTGAGCAGCCCTTCCTGGTTGATCGGCGCACCCACGTAGCGGATCTGCACGCTGCCCCAGTCCGGCTGGCCGGTGACCAGGCAGTTGGACTTGAGCAGGTGCGACACCAGCGTTTCTTCCACCGGGGTTTCTTCCTGGTCCGCGCTGAGCAGCTCAGGCGCGGGCTCATACCGGTCCACCTCGATATCGAGCCGGTCCAGCAGCAGGCCGTCGAGCTCACCCATCTTCTGCTTGCCCAGGTCCGCTTCGGTTACCAGCCGCACCTGCACGGTGCCGCCGGTGGCTTCGGACAGGTCGTGGTGCAGCAGCTGCTGCAGCGCCTCGGGTGAAGCAATTTTGGTCTGGTTGAACGAGTTAAGGTACAGCTTGAACGACTTGGACTCGATGATATTGGGCGTGTCCGACGGGATGATGAAGCTGGCCAGCGCCACCTGCGGCTTGCCCTTCAGGTTCAGCCACGACAGCTCGTACGCATTCCAGATATCGACGCCGAAGAACGGCACCGGCTTGCCTTCGGGCAGGCCGATCTCGGTGCGCTTGGGCTGACGCGGGATCGGAAAAAGCAGCGAGGCGTCGTATTCGGTCTTGTAGGCCGAAGGCTTGCCCAGCGGCGAGTGTTCAGGGAGGCTCATGGGGCGCTCAGCAGGTGTCAGGACAGGAACAGCTTGTACACCGGGTTGTCGGTCTCGTCCCAGTGTATGTAACCCAGCGTTGAAAGGAAGGCGCGGAAGGCGCGCTTCTCGTTCTTCGGCACCTGGATGCCGACCAGGATGTTGGAGGTATCCGCACCCTGGTTGCGGTAGTGGAACAGGCTGATATTCCAGTTCGGGCTCATGCTGGACAGGAACCGCATCAGCGCGCCCGGGCGCTCCGGGAACTCGAAGCGGAACAGCAGCTCGTCATGCGCCAGCGCCGAGCGCCCGCCCACCATGTAGCGGATATGCTGCTTGGCCAGTTCGTTGTTGGACAGGTCCAGCGTGTCGAAGCCGTGCTTGCGGAAGCTGGCGGCGATCTTGTCGTTCTCGGCGCGGCTGGCGATCTGCACGCCGACGAAGATATGCGCCATGCTGGTGTCGGCGATGCGGTAGTTGAACTCGGTCACGCTGCGCGTGCCGACCAGCTCGCAGAAGCGCTTGAAGCTGCCGCGCTCTTCCGGGATGGTCACGGCGAACACGGCTTCGCGCGCCTCGCCCACCTCGGCGCGCTCGGCGACAAAGCGCAGGCGGTCGAAGTTCATGTTGGCGCCGCAGGCGATCGCCACCAGGTGCTGGCCCTTGAGCTTCTCGCGCTCGGCATAGGCCTTCAGGCCCGCCACGGCCAGCGCGCCGGCCGGCTCCAGGATGCTGCGGGTGTCCTGGAACACGTCCTTCAGGCCCGCGCAGATGGCGTCGGTATCCACCAGGATGATGTCGTCGACCAGCTCGCGCGTGATGCGGAAGGTCTCCTTGCCGACCAGCTTGACCGCGGTGCCGTCAGAGAACAGCCCCACTTCCTTCAGCTCGACGCGCTTGCCGGCGTCGACCGAGCGCTTCATCGCGTCAGAGTCCACCGTCTGCACGCCGATCACCTTGATCTCGGGGCGCACCGCCTTGATGTACGAGGCGATGCCAGAGATCAGTCCGCCGCCGCCGATGGCGACGAACACGGCATGGATCGGGCCCGGGTGCTGGCGCAGGATCTCCATGGCGATGGTGCCCTGGCCGGCGATGACCTCGGGATCGTCGAACGGGTGGATGAAGGTCAGCTTGTGCTTCTTCTCCAGCTCCGCGGCATAGTTGTAGGCGTCGCTGTAGGACTCGCCGTGCAGCACGATTTCCACCCACTGGCCGCCGCGTTCGCGCACGGCGTCGATCTTCACCTGCGGCGTGGTGACCGGCATGGCGATGATGGCCTTGCATTGCAGGCGCGCCGCGGACAGCGCCACTCCCTGCGCGTGGTTGCCGGCCGAGGCGGCGATCACGCCGCGCCTGAGTTCTTCCGGCGTCAGCGAGGCCATCTTGTTGTATGCGCCGCGCAGCTTGAAGGAGAAGACCGGCTGGGTGTCCTCGCGCTTGAACCAGACCGCATTGCCGGTGCGCGCCGACAATTGATGCGCGTAGGTCAGTTCGGTCTCCTGCGCCACGTCGTAGACCTTGGCGGTCAGGATCTTCTTGAGGTAGTCGGGTCTGGCGGCGGACATGCGGGTCATGGTCTCGGGCGGGCCGTGGGGCGGCGCAAAAAAAGGCGGAAATTCTGGCGGAAACCGTCAATGATAAAGGATGGCGGCGACTTCCACCCTGCCCGGGCGGGCCCCCGCCGCCCGGGCAGGGCGGCCCGTGCCGCGCGGAGGGCGCTTCTCGTGTGGATGACGATGCACTCGCGAGGGCGCGGCGAGCCAGGGCGCAGTGGGGCCGCGGACGCTTGGCCCGGACTTGCGTCGGGGCGGGGTTGCGTGGGCGCCATGTAGGACGGCGCCCGGTGGACGCCGGTCAAAACGACGTGTTACGGTGTAACGCGATGCCACAACTACCGCTAATCGAACCCAATACCGCCCTGTTTCTCGACTTCGACGGCACCCTGGCCGACCTGGCCCCGCGCCCGGAACTGGTGCAGGTCGAACCCGAACTGGTCGGCACGCTGCACACGCTATTCGAGCGTCTGAACGGCGCGCTGGCTGTCATCTCCGGGCGTCCGATCTCTGAACTCGACCACTTCCTGCAGCCCCTGCGGCTGCCGGCCGCCGGCGTGCACGGTGCTGAATTCCGCACCGACGGCGGCATGGTATCCAAGACTTCCGCCCCCGGCCTGGAACCGCTGATCCCCCACCTGGAAGCGCTGGTGCGCGCCTATCCCGCCCTGCGGCTGGAGCGCAAGTCCGTTGCCGTCGCCATCCACTACCGCCAGGCGCCTGAACTGGCCGGCGTGGTCGATGCCGCGGTCACCGAAGTGCTGCGCCATGCTGTCGGACTGGAGGCGCTGCCCGGCAAGATGGTGGTCGAGATCAAGCCGGCCGGCGTCGACAAGGGCGACGCCATCGCCGCATTCATGAAATCTGCGCCCTTCGCCGAGCGCGTGCCGCTCTTTGCCGGCGACGACCTGACCGACGAGCCAGGTTTTGCCGCCGTGCGCAAGCTTGGCGGGCTGGGCGTGCTGGTGGGCCAGCGCGAGACCGTGGCCAGCGTCAGCGTGTCCGGGCCGGCCGCGCTGCGCAGCTGGCTGCACCGCTCGGCCCGCGCGCTGGAAGGCGCCGGCGGCCAGCCGCGCGCCGTGCCGAATGAGGCCGAGCCAGGCCCGGCCCGGCGCACAACGACATCCTGAGGGAGGTATCGCTGTGACCAATCCGAGCAGCCCGAGCGAACCGGGCCAGCCGCCGACCGAAGGCGTGCACAAGACCGTGGACGGCGGCAGCCGCTTTGCCAATCCGTCGCTGTCGCTTGGCATGATCGGCAACTGCGCCATCTCTGCGCTGGTGGACTGCCGCGCGCGCATTGTCTGGTCGTGCCTGCCGCGCTTTGACGGCGACCCGGTGTTCAACGCCCTGCTCGACCCGAGCGAGAACGCCGGCCATTTCTCGATCGAGATCGAGAACTTCCAGTCGTCGCGGCAATGGTACGAGCCCAATACCGCGGTGCTGCGCACGCGGCTGACGGACAGCCATGGCAACTGTCTGGAAATCACCGACTTTGCGCCGCGCTTCTTCCGGCTGGGGCGATATTTCCGCCCGACCGCGCTGGTCCGGCGCATCCGCCCGGTGCGCGGCGCGCCGCGCGTGCGCGTGGTGGTGGCGCCGCGCTTCGAATGGGGCCGCAAGGCGCCGGAGATGACGCGCGGCAGCAGCCATGTGCGCTTTATCGGCGACGACATGACCCTGCGCATGACCACCGACGCGCCGATGGCTTACGTGCTGTCGCACACGCCGTTCCTGGTCACGCGCGGCTACAACTTTATCCTGGGCCCGGACGAGACCCTCGCGCACGGCGTGGAAGAAACCGCGCGCGACTTCGAGCAGGAAACCACCGCCTACTGGCGCCTGTGGAGCCGCCGCCTAGCGGTGCCGTGCGAATGGCAGGACGCGGTGATCCGCGCGGCCATCACGTTGAAGATGTCGCTGTTCGAAGAGACCGGCGCCATCGTCGCGGCGATGACCACCAGCATCCCCGAGGCGCCGGGCAGCGGCCGCAACTGGGACTACCGCTTCTGCTGGCTGCGCGACGCCTTCTTCGTGGTGCGCGCGCTCAACAGCCTGTCCGAGGTCGGCACCATGGAGGACTACCTGCGCTGGCTGTCCAACGTGGTGATGCAATCGCAGGACGGGCACATCCAGCCGCTGTACGGCATCGGCCTGGAGCGCGAGTTGCCTGAAAGCATGCTCGACCATCTGCCCGGCTACCGCGGCATGGGCCCGGTGCGCGTGGGCAATCAGGCGCAGGAGCACTTCCAGCACGACGTCTACGGCAACGTGGTGCTGGGCGCGGCCCAGGCCTTCCATGACCACCGGCTGCTGCACCGCGGCGGCCCCGCTGAATTCCGCCGGCTGGAAGAGGTGGGCGAACAGGCGGTGAAAGTGTTCGGCACCCCCGACGCCGGCATGTGGGAGCTGCGCACGCGGGCGCGCGTGCATACGTCGTCGGCGCTGATGAGCTGGGCCGCCTGCGACCGCCTGGCCAAGGTTGCGGACAAGCTGCAGCTGCAGGCGCGCGGCGCCTACTGGCACGACCATGCCGACCGCATGAAGGAGCGCATTTTGGCCGAATCCTGGAGCGAAGAGCGCCAGGCCTTTGCCGAGAGCTTCGGCGGGCGCGAGCTGGATGCCAGCGTGCTGCTGATGGCCGAAGTCAATTTCATCGAGCCGCGCGATCCGCGCTTCATCGCCACCGTCAAGGCGCTGGAGGCATCGCTGTGCGACGGCCCCTATATGCGCCGCTACGAGGCGCCCGACGATTTCGGCAAGCCCGAGACCGCGTTCAATATCTGCACGTTCTGGCGCATCGATGCTCTTGCGCGCATCGGCCGGCGCGAAGAAGCGCGCGAGATCTTCGAATCGATGCTGGCCGCGCGCAATCCGCTGGGGCTGCTGTCCGAGGATACCCATCCGGTGACCGGCGAGATGTGGGGCAATTTCCCGCAGACGTACTCGATGGTCGGGCTGATCAATGGCGCGATGCGGCTGTCGGCGCCGTGGGACACGGTGATCTGAACCGCCCACGGCATCCACGGCATCCAGAACAGAGGACTCCAAGAACAACATATGCCAAGACTTGTAGCGGTATCCAACCGGGTCGCCGATCCCCGCAACGTGGCGGCGGGCGGCCTCGCCGTGGCGCTATCCGAAGCCCTGCGC harbors:
- a CDS encoding TetR/AcrR family transcriptional regulator, with the protein product MPRPPAKPKPSPRRSPGRPAAGQPGQRERILDAATDLFSRQGVAGTAVKAIATQAGVTPALVHYYFSDRELLLDAVVEEKLQPLVASVFAAAGDAEPMAMLIGIAGQLIRTAAATPWFPGLWIREVASADGALRERVLDRFALQRAGALSAPLAAAIARGQLNSGLEPALVMPSLIGLTLLPLATTHIWRRLPGGEAVDTDTLVRHVSALLTHGLAPAPDAGKSRLSPESS
- a CDS encoding efflux transporter outer membrane subunit, translated to MSRLTPVFVAAALLCGCAVGPDFRAPAPPDDAGYVPGPQPVATVAADAADAGGQSHAQTLAAGADVPAQWWALFRSPALDATIRGALDASPTLAQARARLREAQENLAARTGATRWPAVDAKLNTTRQQVDFQSLGITAIPSPGPFTLYGATVQVSYVLDLFGGQRRELEGLQAAVDYQRYELEAARLALTANVATAAIREAGLRAQLADTAAVAAAQQRQLGITEERLRAGGVARVDVQRQRAELAQTQALVPALQRQLDATRHQLAVYTGQTPASATLPEFRLDELQLPDTLPVSLPATLARRRPDIRAAEALLHQASANIGVATANLYPQITLSANGGTQATAARDLFSSLNVWSLAAGLVQPVFRGGELQARKRAAEAAYEQSLAAYRQAVLQGLQNVADSLRALEADAAALRERADSARQARDTLAVVSEQYRLGGVSQLAVLDAERQSRQASLELAQARANRLADSAALLQALGGGWWKEEGGAVAAAPR
- a CDS encoding HlyD family secretion protein, yielding MNPAHSTRPQLPAAVLATLAAVLLVAACSRERADTWQGYVEGEFVSVASPFAGRLDTLSVQRGQQVGQGAALFALESDDERAARQQAEDQLRAAEAQLQDMKTGKRPVEVEVSRAQLAQAQAQAQRSAAALRRDQRQYEIGGIAQAQLDESRAQANSDAARVRELQRDIDVARLPGRDAQQAAQAAQVAAARAALAQAEWKLSRKTVATTQAGLVYDTPYRLGEWVPAGSPVVRMLPPGNVKVRFYVPETVVGALRNGQAVQVRCDGCAAPVAATISYVANEAEYTPPVIYSNETRRKLVFLVEARPAAADAPKLRPGQPVEVVRQ
- a CDS encoding ABC transporter permease, encoding MTAAARKPAAQQRFSLQRWWSIVLKEFLQLRRDRVTFGMIIGLPIMQLLLFGFAINTDPRHLPTAVIAADQSEFTRSFIASMEQSTYFKLVGTLPDEQAGREALMKGEVQFVLTIPPDFTRRLLRGERPALLVEADATDPSATGQAIAALPQLPYRVATHDLKGPLAPLAGGKPPFDVQVQRLYNPEGITQYNIIPGLMGVILTMTMVMMTGLAMTRERERGTMENLLATPVRPLEVMTGKIVPYIFIGLIQSTIVLLAARWIFSVPFVGSVLAVYLAALLFIAANLTVGITLSSLAQNQLQAMQLTFFYFLPNILLSGFMFPFAGMPGWAQAIGNILPMTYFHRMVRGILLKGNGWVELWPNVWPMALFIVVVMAIAVRFYRRTLD
- a CDS encoding ABC transporter ATP-binding protein: MNTTINGGAAGLAIDVRGLNKHFGDKHVVNDLSMQVARGEIFGFLGPNGSGKTTSIRMMCGLLTPDSGTGTCLGYDIRSESDEIKRRVGYMTQKFSYWDDLSIRENLDFVARVYGMPNRREAVDRALEHLGLATRSAQLAGALSGGWKQRLALAACLLHEPELLLLDEPTAGVDPKARRDFWEQLHQLAARGISVLVSTHYMDEAERCHKLAYIAYGKLLAQGTADEVVASQNLSTWSVEGDDLAALSEQLQGAPGVEQTVAFGTALHVTGRDAQALADTLARLAGPGRRVEQTQTSLEDVFIHMMSGAEDNMAARKAREAS
- a CDS encoding carbohydrate porin encodes the protein MAQQAEPVQGLAEAESPFAFHGQSTYIWQRKPSFGAAYSGPNSLGTERAKSYSFSATLDLGLKLWQGAEFHFNPEVTQGVPFSGLHGLGGLSNGELGKAASTNPVFYRARAFVRQTWGLGGGSEALEADFNQFARTVDQQRVVLTAGNFGVLDVFDQNEFGSDPRTQFMNWSFMTHGAFDYPADARGYSWGLSLEYIGDGWSARIGRFLQPLESNGLQLDTRMFEHYGDIIEVEKRYQLAGRPGTARLLWFRNKARMGAFSDAIGFGMANNSTPDVADVRREHAKSGVGVTLVQQVTDSLGIFARASLSDDKTETYAFTEIGRQVSAGGVLKGDAWGRARDALGVAVAINMLGPNHRNYLAAGGLGAFLGDGALRYGPEQILEIYYSFQPVKYLSISPDFQYVRNPGYNRDRGPVKFYGVRFHGEF